A stretch of Rhododendron vialii isolate Sample 1 chromosome 4a, ASM3025357v1 DNA encodes these proteins:
- the LOC131321713 gene encoding chlorophyll synthase, chloroplastic-like isoform X2, producing MATVLNIFSSIRLPNNMTRRPTPPPIYLSLPRRRLVIRAAETDANEAKAPAQEKAPLAGGSSFNQILGIKGAKQETDIWKIRVQLTKPVTWPPLVWGVVCGAAASGNFHWTVDDVAKSLVCMMMSGPCLTGYTQTLNDWYDREIDAINEPYRPIPSGAISENEVITQIWVLLLGGLGLAYILDVWAGHDFPIIFYLAIGGSLVSYIYSAPPLKLKQNGWSGNFALGASYISLPWWAGQALFGTLTPDIIVLTLLYSIAGLGIGIVNDFKSVEGDRALGLQSIPVAFGAETAKWICVGAIDITQISVASYLLGASKPYYALALLGLILPQVFFQFKYFLKDPVKYDVKYQASAQPFMVLGLLVTALATSH from the exons ATGGCGACCGTTCTAAACATATTTTCATCCATTCGATTACCGAATAACATGACCCGACGTCCTACTCCGCCACCAATTTATCTCAGTCTCCCTC GTCGGAGGCTCGTCATCAGAGCAGCGGAAACGGATGCGAAcgaag CTAAAGCTCCGGCACAAGAAAAGGCACCTTTGGCAGGAGGTTCCAGCTTTAACCAGATTTTGGGCATCAAAGGAGCCAAACAAGAGACG GATATATGGAAGATTCGTGTTCAACTTACAAAGCCTGTTACTTGGCCTCCGTTGGTTTGGGGAGTGGTTTGTGGAGCTGCTGCTTCTG GAAACTTCCACTGGACGGTGGATGATGTTGCCAAATCATTGGTCTGTATGATGATGTCTGGCCCATGTCTGACTGGCTATACACAG ACTCTCAATGATTGGTACGATAGAGAGATAGATGCTATTAATGAACCTTATCGTCCTATTCCTTCGGGGGCAATATCTGAGAATGAG GTGATTACCCAAATTTGGGTGCTTCTTCTAGGAGGCCTTGGGTTGGCTTATATATTGGATGTGTGG GCAGGGCATGATTTCCCTATAATATTTTACCTTGCTATAGGCGGGTCCTTGGTATCTTACATTTATTCAGCTCCACCTTTAAAG CTCAAACAGAATGGATGGAGTGGAAATTTTGCTTTGGGAGCAAGTTATATAAGTTTGCCATG GTGGGCTGGTCAAGCTTTGTTTGGAACCCTTACACCTGACATAATTGTCCTCACGCTTTTGTACAGCATAGCTGGG CTAGGTATAGGCATTGTAAATGACTTCAAAAGTGTTGAAGGAGATAGAGCACTAGGACTTCAG TCAATTCCTGTGGCTTTTGGTGCGGAGACTGCTAAATGGATTTGCGTTGGTGCTATTGACATTACTCAGATATCCGTGgcta GTTATCTTCTAGGGGCTAGTAAACCATATTATGCCCTCGCCCTCCTTGGTTTAATACTTCCACAAGTCTTTTTCCAG ttcaaatattttctcaagGACCCAGTCAAATATGATGTCAAATATCAG GCTAGTGCGCAACCGTTTATGGTACTGGGCCTTTTGGTGACTGCTTTAGCAACTAGCCATTGA
- the LOC131323821 gene encoding B3 domain-containing protein Os01g0234100-like — MALSQSRNASEKGLLSKFCQLYLPRYDAEVVLEDESGDEYTTNYLKEKALSGGWRSRLSLIEFKVIKNYKLMKGKPVYEANKCPSPKKYRKKRKKSRSILKLVDFSRTPVYIVRAKYFEVANALNLPNSVACEKETGFGSFAEKNSERCEKEEKKRPRYRELHIIVNGITIDLLATHVRTKYYNLYCNQISNIHKGLINSNMATGIISETINIADAIRASQISISRMTLRCGTRFWKPLGFWE, encoded by the exons ATGGCTCTAAGTCAAAGCCGAAATGCATCAGAAAAG GGTCTTCTTTCGAAATTTTGTCAATTGTACCTGCCAAGGTATGATGCAGAAGTGGTTTTAGAGGATGAAAGTGGGGATGAATACACTACCAATTACCTTAAGGAGAAAGCACTTAGTGGTGGATGGAGAAG CCGACTTAGCCTTATCGAATTCAAGGTAATCAAGAACTATAAGCTCATGAAGGGCAAGCCAGTTTATGAAGCCA ATAAGTGTCCTTCACCTAAGAAGtatagaaaaaagagaaaaaaaagtaggagtatTCTAAAATTGGTGGATTTTAGTAGGACACCG GTGTACATAGTGAGAGCAAAATATTTTGAGGTAGCCAATGCCCTCAACCTTCCAAATTCTGTTGCTTGTGAAAAAGAAACAGGTTTTG GATCTTTTGCAGAGAAGAATAGCGAAAGATGtgagaaggaagagaaaaagcGTCCAAG ATATCGAGAACTTCACATTATTGTGAATGGTATAACTATTGATTTGCTCGCGACACATGTGCGAACTAAGTACTACAATCTCTACTGCAACCAGATATCAAACATCCATAAGGGCCTTATCAATAGTAATATGGCAACCGGAATCATATCAGAGACTATTAATATTGCTGATGCAATTAGAGCTTCCCAGATTTCCATCTCCCGGATGACTTTGCGATGTGGGACAAGATTTTGGAAGCCTTTGGGCTTTTGGGAATGA
- the LOC131321713 gene encoding chlorophyll synthase, chloroplastic-like isoform X3: MATVLNIFSSIRLPNNMTRRPTPPPIYLSLPRRRLVIRAAETDANEVAKAPAQEKAPLAGGSSFNQILGIKGAKQETDIWKIRVQLTKPVTWPPLVWGVVCGAAASGNFHWTVDDVAKSLVCMMMSGPCLTGYTQVITQIWVLLLGGLGLAYILDVWAGHDFPIIFYLAIGGSLVSYIYSAPPLKLKQNGWSGNFALGASYISLPWWAGQALFGTLTPDIIVLTLLYSIAGLGIGIVNDFKSVEGDRALGLQSIPVAFGAETAKWICVGAIDITQISVASYLLGASKPYYALALLGLILPQVFFQFKYFLKDPVKYDVKYQASAQPFMVLGLLVTALATSH, from the exons ATGGCGACCGTTCTAAACATATTTTCATCCATTCGATTACCGAATAACATGACCCGACGTCCTACTCCGCCACCAATTTATCTCAGTCTCCCTC GTCGGAGGCTCGTCATCAGAGCAGCGGAAACGGATGCGAAcgaag TAGCTAAAGCTCCGGCACAAGAAAAGGCACCTTTGGCAGGAGGTTCCAGCTTTAACCAGATTTTGGGCATCAAAGGAGCCAAACAAGAGACG GATATATGGAAGATTCGTGTTCAACTTACAAAGCCTGTTACTTGGCCTCCGTTGGTTTGGGGAGTGGTTTGTGGAGCTGCTGCTTCTG GAAACTTCCACTGGACGGTGGATGATGTTGCCAAATCATTGGTCTGTATGATGATGTCTGGCCCATGTCTGACTGGCTATACACAG GTGATTACCCAAATTTGGGTGCTTCTTCTAGGAGGCCTTGGGTTGGCTTATATATTGGATGTGTGG GCAGGGCATGATTTCCCTATAATATTTTACCTTGCTATAGGCGGGTCCTTGGTATCTTACATTTATTCAGCTCCACCTTTAAAG CTCAAACAGAATGGATGGAGTGGAAATTTTGCTTTGGGAGCAAGTTATATAAGTTTGCCATG GTGGGCTGGTCAAGCTTTGTTTGGAACCCTTACACCTGACATAATTGTCCTCACGCTTTTGTACAGCATAGCTGGG CTAGGTATAGGCATTGTAAATGACTTCAAAAGTGTTGAAGGAGATAGAGCACTAGGACTTCAG TCAATTCCTGTGGCTTTTGGTGCGGAGACTGCTAAATGGATTTGCGTTGGTGCTATTGACATTACTCAGATATCCGTGgcta GTTATCTTCTAGGGGCTAGTAAACCATATTATGCCCTCGCCCTCCTTGGTTTAATACTTCCACAAGTCTTTTTCCAG ttcaaatattttctcaagGACCCAGTCAAATATGATGTCAAATATCAG GCTAGTGCGCAACCGTTTATGGTACTGGGCCTTTTGGTGACTGCTTTAGCAACTAGCCATTGA
- the LOC131321713 gene encoding chlorophyll synthase, chloroplastic-like isoform X1, with translation MATVLNIFSSIRLPNNMTRRPTPPPIYLSLPRRRLVIRAAETDANEVAKAPAQEKAPLAGGSSFNQILGIKGAKQETDIWKIRVQLTKPVTWPPLVWGVVCGAAASGNFHWTVDDVAKSLVCMMMSGPCLTGYTQTLNDWYDREIDAINEPYRPIPSGAISENEVITQIWVLLLGGLGLAYILDVWAGHDFPIIFYLAIGGSLVSYIYSAPPLKLKQNGWSGNFALGASYISLPWWAGQALFGTLTPDIIVLTLLYSIAGLGIGIVNDFKSVEGDRALGLQSIPVAFGAETAKWICVGAIDITQISVASYLLGASKPYYALALLGLILPQVFFQFKYFLKDPVKYDVKYQASAQPFMVLGLLVTALATSH, from the exons ATGGCGACCGTTCTAAACATATTTTCATCCATTCGATTACCGAATAACATGACCCGACGTCCTACTCCGCCACCAATTTATCTCAGTCTCCCTC GTCGGAGGCTCGTCATCAGAGCAGCGGAAACGGATGCGAAcgaag TAGCTAAAGCTCCGGCACAAGAAAAGGCACCTTTGGCAGGAGGTTCCAGCTTTAACCAGATTTTGGGCATCAAAGGAGCCAAACAAGAGACG GATATATGGAAGATTCGTGTTCAACTTACAAAGCCTGTTACTTGGCCTCCGTTGGTTTGGGGAGTGGTTTGTGGAGCTGCTGCTTCTG GAAACTTCCACTGGACGGTGGATGATGTTGCCAAATCATTGGTCTGTATGATGATGTCTGGCCCATGTCTGACTGGCTATACACAG ACTCTCAATGATTGGTACGATAGAGAGATAGATGCTATTAATGAACCTTATCGTCCTATTCCTTCGGGGGCAATATCTGAGAATGAG GTGATTACCCAAATTTGGGTGCTTCTTCTAGGAGGCCTTGGGTTGGCTTATATATTGGATGTGTGG GCAGGGCATGATTTCCCTATAATATTTTACCTTGCTATAGGCGGGTCCTTGGTATCTTACATTTATTCAGCTCCACCTTTAAAG CTCAAACAGAATGGATGGAGTGGAAATTTTGCTTTGGGAGCAAGTTATATAAGTTTGCCATG GTGGGCTGGTCAAGCTTTGTTTGGAACCCTTACACCTGACATAATTGTCCTCACGCTTTTGTACAGCATAGCTGGG CTAGGTATAGGCATTGTAAATGACTTCAAAAGTGTTGAAGGAGATAGAGCACTAGGACTTCAG TCAATTCCTGTGGCTTTTGGTGCGGAGACTGCTAAATGGATTTGCGTTGGTGCTATTGACATTACTCAGATATCCGTGgcta GTTATCTTCTAGGGGCTAGTAAACCATATTATGCCCTCGCCCTCCTTGGTTTAATACTTCCACAAGTCTTTTTCCAG ttcaaatattttctcaagGACCCAGTCAAATATGATGTCAAATATCAG GCTAGTGCGCAACCGTTTATGGTACTGGGCCTTTTGGTGACTGCTTTAGCAACTAGCCATTGA